The sequence GTCTTATTCAAAGGCCTTACGTTTCAAAAACTCTGCTTACCAGGCGCATTTCGCCCAGGGGATCACCATAATAAAATGCTGAGGCCTGGCCTTTGCGTAGTGCACGCATCACCTCAATACCTTTGATGGTGGCGTAAGCCGTCTTCATGGATTTAAATCCCAGCGTGGCGCCGATTATCCGTTTCAGTTTGCCATGATCGCATTCAATCACGTTGTTCCGGTACTTAATCTGTCGGTGTTCAACGTCAGACGGGCACCGGCCTTCGCGTTTGAGCAGAGCAAGCGCGCGACCATAGGCGGGCGCTTTATCCGTGTTGATGAATCGCGGGATCTGCCACTTCTTCACGTTGTTGAGGATTTTACCCAGAAACCGGTATGCAGCTTTGCTGTTACGACGGGAGGAGAGATAAAAATCGACAGTGCGGCCCCGGCTGTCG comes from Senegalia massiliensis and encodes:
- a CDS encoding IS6-like element IS26 family transposase; this translates as MRPFKGRHFQRDIILWAVRWYCKYGISYRELQEMLAERGVNVDHSTIYRWVQRYAPEMEKRLRWYWRNPSDLCPWHMDETYVKVNGRWAYLYRAVDSRGRTVDFYLSSRRNSKAAYRFLGKILNNVKKWQIPRFINTDKAPAYGRALALLKREGRCPSDVEHRQIKYRNNVIECDHGKLKRIIGATLGFKSMKTAYATIKGIEVMRALRKGQASAFYYGDPLGEMRLVSRVFET